Proteins encoded by one window of Sediminicoccus rosea:
- a CDS encoding TRAP transporter small permease subunit — translation MTDSLVTGGLAGLVVVALIIGIAFSTNEVVSRALLAVDRFSTLIGQTFSWTILLLTAAITYEVIARRFFSAPTNWGYDVQYMLYGTLFMFAGAYALSRNGHVRGDFLYRMMPARRQAMLDLLLYILFFFPAIFAFMVAGWHFFELSWIQNERSMFSPSGPIIWPFKGIIPVVGFIMLLQGLVEVVRCVRAIRSGEWPQRLSDVEELDQIILAKAAEKSPEELARELAENADAALSTKGR, via the coding sequence ATGACCGACAGTTTAGTGACAGGCGGCCTCGCCGGCCTCGTCGTCGTGGCGCTCATCATCGGCATCGCGTTCTCCACCAATGAGGTGGTGAGCCGGGCCCTCCTGGCCGTGGACCGCTTCTCCACGCTGATCGGCCAGACCTTCTCCTGGACCATCCTGCTGCTGACGGCGGCCATCACCTATGAGGTGATCGCGCGCCGCTTCTTCTCGGCCCCCACCAACTGGGGCTACGACGTGCAGTACATGCTCTACGGCACGCTGTTCATGTTCGCGGGCGCCTATGCGCTCAGCCGGAACGGCCATGTGCGCGGCGACTTCCTCTACCGCATGATGCCCGCGCGCCGGCAGGCCATGCTCGACCTGCTGCTCTACATCCTGTTCTTCTTCCCCGCGATCTTCGCCTTCATGGTGGCTGGCTGGCACTTCTTCGAGCTGAGCTGGATCCAGAACGAGCGCAGCATGTTCTCGCCCTCGGGCCCGATCATCTGGCCGTTCAAAGGCATCATCCCCGTCGTCGGCTTCATCATGCTGCTGCAGGGCCTGGTCGAGGTGGTCCGCTGCGTGCGGGCCATCCGCTCGGGCGAGTGGCCGCAGCGCCTCTCCGACGTGGAGGAGCTCGACCAGATCATCCTCGCCAAGGCGGCCGAGAAGTCGCCCGAGGAACTCGCCCGCGAACTCGCGGAAAACGCCGACGCGGCCCTCTCCACCAAGGGACGGTAA
- a CDS encoding TRAP transporter large permease — protein MISDAGLGLTQLLLFLFFILLGFPIAFTLMAMGLFFGYLGMGERVFDLLIQRTYAVMSSDVLISVPLFVLMGYIIERANILDRLFRALQMASGNIPGSLAVATLATCALFATATGIVGAVVTLMGLLAFPAMLRAGYDVKLAAGVVCAGGCLGILIPPSIMLILYGATAGVSVVQLYAAAFIPGITLAGLYIAYAIGIAILKPEVAPRLPPEAVKVPFGQLVWALLTSFFPLALLIAMVLGAILMGLATPSEAAAMGSLGSIILAVAYRSFSFQKLKESVFLTARTSAMVCWLFVGSYIFSSVFGYLGGQGVVEEFVKSLPLNTFTFMLLAQAIIFVLGWPLEWTEIIVIFVPIFLPLLDDFGVDPLFFGILIALNLQTSFLSPPVAMAAFYLKGVAPKHVKIEDIFKGCMPFIYIVVFTMLMVYAFPGLVTWLPEQLYGGDAGPPAVSMESPPEGGFQEEEMPELPPLR, from the coding sequence ATGATCTCCGATGCCGGCCTTGGCCTGACGCAGCTTCTGCTGTTCCTGTTCTTCATCCTGCTGGGCTTTCCCATCGCCTTCACGCTGATGGCGATGGGCCTGTTCTTCGGCTATCTCGGCATGGGCGAGCGCGTCTTCGACCTGCTGATCCAGCGCACCTATGCGGTGATGAGCAGCGACGTGCTGATCTCCGTGCCGCTCTTCGTGCTGATGGGCTACATCATCGAACGCGCGAACATCCTGGACCGCCTGTTTCGCGCGCTGCAGATGGCCTCCGGCAACATCCCCGGTTCGCTCGCCGTCGCGACACTCGCCACCTGCGCGCTCTTCGCCACCGCCACGGGCATCGTGGGCGCCGTGGTCACGCTGATGGGCCTGCTGGCGTTTCCCGCCATGCTGCGCGCGGGCTATGACGTGAAGCTCGCCGCCGGCGTGGTCTGCGCGGGCGGCTGCCTGGGCATCCTCATCCCGCCCTCCATCATGCTGATCCTCTATGGCGCCACGGCGGGCGTCTCGGTCGTGCAGCTCTATGCCGCGGCCTTCATCCCCGGCATCACGCTGGCCGGTCTCTACATCGCCTATGCGATCGGCATCGCCATCCTCAAGCCGGAAGTGGCCCCCCGCCTGCCGCCCGAGGCGGTGAAGGTGCCCTTCGGCCAGCTGGTCTGGGCGCTGCTGACCAGCTTCTTCCCGCTGGCCCTGCTGATCGCCATGGTGCTGGGCGCCATCCTGATGGGCCTCGCCACGCCGTCGGAGGCGGCGGCGATGGGCTCGCTCGGCTCCATCATCCTCGCCGTCGCCTATCGCTCCTTCAGCTTCCAGAAGCTGAAGGAGAGCGTGTTCCTGACGGCGCGCACCAGCGCCATGGTCTGCTGGCTCTTCGTCGGCTCCTACATCTTCTCCTCGGTCTTCGGGTATCTCGGCGGCCAGGGCGTGGTGGAGGAGTTCGTGAAGAGCCTGCCGCTCAACACCTTCACCTTCATGCTTCTGGCGCAGGCCATCATCTTCGTCCTGGGCTGGCCGCTGGAATGGACCGAGATCATCGTGATCTTCGTGCCGATCTTCCTGCCGCTGCTGGATGATTTCGGCGTGGACCCGCTGTTCTTCGGCATCCTCATCGCACTGAACCTGCAGACGAGCTTCCTCTCGCCGCCGGTCGCCATGGCCGCCTTCTACCTGAAGGGTGTCGCGCCCAAGCACGTGAAGATCGAGGACATCTTCAAGGGCTGCATGCCCTTCATCTACATCGTCGTCTTCACCATGCTGATGGTCTATGCCTTCCCGGGCCTGGTCACCTGGCTGCCGGAGCAGCTCTATGGCGGTGACGCCGGCCCGCCCGCCGTCTCGATGGAATCTCCGCCCGAGGGCGGCTTCCAGGAGGAGGAGATGCCCGAGCTCCCGCCGCTGCGATGA
- a CDS encoding EAL domain-containing protein has protein sequence MRTETTCPGCRDGAAFDHAITMAFQPILNTRTGRVFAQEALVRGADGAGAAEVLAHVTEGNRYAFDQICRTTAIALAARLGLAQTDAALSVNFLPNAVYEPKACIRLTLATALRHGLPLDRIIFEFTESESVDTAHLINILRAYKAMGFRTAIDDFGAGYAGLGLLSKFQPDIVKIDMALVQGLDTDRAKRTILRGTLRILDELEITAICEGVETPGEYAVLRDMGVELMQGYLLGRPALASLTHPACPPPVIPPHAWSARGGAACAQAAPGG, from the coding sequence ATGAGGACCGAGACGACATGCCCGGGTTGCCGTGACGGCGCGGCCTTCGACCATGCGATCACCATGGCGTTCCAGCCCATCCTGAACACCCGCACCGGGCGGGTCTTCGCGCAGGAAGCGCTGGTGCGCGGCGCGGATGGCGCGGGGGCGGCCGAGGTGCTGGCCCATGTCACCGAGGGGAACCGCTACGCCTTCGACCAGATCTGCCGCACCACCGCCATCGCGCTGGCGGCCCGGCTGGGCCTCGCGCAAACCGACGCCGCGCTCTCCGTCAACTTCCTGCCCAATGCGGTCTATGAGCCCAAGGCCTGCATCCGCCTGACCCTCGCCACCGCGCTGCGCCATGGCCTGCCGCTCGACCGGATCATCTTCGAATTCACCGAATCCGAGAGCGTGGACACCGCGCACCTGATCAACATCCTGCGTGCCTACAAGGCGATGGGCTTCCGGACCGCGATCGATGATTTCGGCGCGGGCTATGCCGGGCTCGGCCTCCTGTCCAAGTTCCAGCCGGACATCGTGAAGATCGACATGGCGCTGGTGCAGGGCCTCGACACCGACCGCGCCAAGCGGACCATCCTGCGGGGCACCCTGCGCATCCTGGACGAGCTGGAGATCACCGCGATCTGCGAGGGGGTGGAGACGCCGGGCGAATACGCGGTGCTGCGCGACATGGGCGTGGAGCTGATGCAGGGCTACCTGCTCGGCCGGCCGGCATTGGCGAGCCTCACCCACCCGGCCTGCCCGCCGCCGGTGATCCCGCCGCACGCTTGGTCCGCCCGGGGCGGGGCGGCTTGCGCCCAGGCCGCGCCGGGCGGCTGA
- a CDS encoding hydroxymethylglutaryl-CoA lyase — MSDLPARVEITEEGPREGFQIEPGPIATADKIALINALSATGVPRLQVASFVSPKIVPGWADAEQVVAGFTPRAGVAYTALWFNAAGLARVQAFADRLTIEGSITVTGSEAFTRRNLNRSHAEQLVAQRQHVASHQAAGVPITRVSVQAAFGCNFSGAVPTAQAMAALSDAMAIAAETGCTVEKISLADSMGWANPLLVERLVGAVREKFPGPKLSLHLHDTRGLGIACAAAGLRLGVSAFDAAVAGLGGCPFAGHPGAPGNIATEELVFLCEEMGVATGVDLDALIEAAKLAERIVGHRLPSNLLRSGGLAAFRRAA, encoded by the coding sequence ATGAGCGACCTGCCCGCCCGCGTCGAGATCACCGAGGAAGGCCCGCGCGAGGGCTTCCAGATCGAGCCCGGCCCGATCGCGACGGCCGACAAGATCGCGCTGATCAATGCGCTCTCGGCGACGGGCGTGCCGCGCCTGCAGGTGGCGAGCTTCGTGAGCCCGAAGATCGTTCCCGGCTGGGCGGATGCGGAGCAGGTCGTCGCCGGTTTCACCCCGCGCGCGGGTGTCGCCTATACCGCGCTCTGGTTCAACGCGGCGGGCCTCGCCCGCGTGCAGGCCTTCGCGGACCGGCTGACCATCGAGGGCTCGATCACCGTCACCGGTTCCGAGGCCTTCACGCGGCGCAATCTCAACCGCAGCCATGCCGAGCAGCTGGTGGCGCAGCGCCAGCATGTGGCGAGCCACCAGGCGGCGGGTGTGCCCATCACGCGCGTCTCGGTCCAGGCCGCCTTCGGCTGCAATTTCTCGGGCGCCGTCCCCACCGCGCAGGCCATGGCCGCGCTGTCCGACGCCATGGCGATCGCCGCCGAGACCGGCTGCACGGTGGAGAAGATCTCGCTCGCCGACAGCATGGGCTGGGCCAATCCCCTGCTGGTGGAGCGGCTGGTGGGCGCGGTGCGGGAGAAATTCCCGGGCCCCAAGCTCTCGCTGCACCTGCATGACACGCGCGGCCTCGGCATCGCCTGCGCGGCGGCCGGGCTGCGGCTCGGCGTCTCCGCCTTCGACGCCGCGGTGGCGGGGCTTGGTGGCTGCCCCTTCGCGGGCCATCCCGGCGCGCCGGGCAATATCGCGACCGAGGAGCTGGTCTTTCTCTGCGAGGAGATGGGCGTCGCGACCGGCGTGGACCTGGATGCGCTGATCGAGGCGGCGAAGCTGGCCGAGCGCATCGTCGGCCACAGGCTGCCTTCCAACCTGCTGCGCAGCGGCGGCCTCGCGGCCTTCCGGCGGGCCGCCTGA
- a CDS encoding DUF3237 domain-containing protein, with protein sequence MPLPLVTEYLFSMDITVGAPQMAGKGPDGHDLRIVPVTGGTVSGPALQGEVLGGTAADWLRVEADGTAHIDVRLTIKAASGSLVYVQYAGIRTGRPEVLARLGGGEAVDPSEYYFRTAMRFQTGAPDLAWMNRIIAIGTGQRPPSGPRYDVYAVR encoded by the coding sequence ATGCCGCTCCCGCTCGTCACCGAATATCTCTTCTCGATGGACATCACCGTGGGCGCGCCCCAGATGGCCGGCAAGGGCCCGGACGGGCATGACCTCCGCATCGTCCCCGTCACCGGCGGCACGGTGAGCGGCCCGGCGCTGCAGGGCGAGGTGCTGGGCGGCACCGCGGCCGACTGGCTGCGCGTGGAGGCCGACGGCACCGCGCATATCGACGTGCGCCTCACCATCAAGGCGGCCTCCGGCAGCCTGGTCTATGTGCAATATGCCGGCATCCGCACCGGCCGGCCCGAGGTGCTGGCGCGGCTGGGCGGCGGCGAGGCGGTGGACCCCTCCGAGTATTACTTCCGCACCGCGATGCGCTTCCAGACCGGCGCGCCCGACCTCGCCTGGATGAACCGCATCATCGCCATCGGCACCGGCCAGCGCCCGCCCTCGGGGCCCCGCTACGACGTTTACGCCGTGCGATGA
- a CDS encoding TetR/AcrR family transcriptional regulator → MNVMDPHSATRARIADAAEALFRQIGYQKTSVADIAKACAMSPANVYRFYPSKSAINEAITHRLLDTIGTELEALAAGPGTPAERMRATAAHLFRRDVELFFAEKRMHDMVGAAMTEHWGVIEGFIARVLAVWEGLLREGMASGAFRALDPAATAMSFKQCLLLWTHPILLEDCLGRGETPEGLGQQQQAALDLLLAGVARN, encoded by the coding sequence ATGAACGTCATGGACCCGCACAGCGCGACACGCGCCCGCATCGCCGATGCGGCGGAAGCGCTGTTCCGGCAGATCGGCTACCAGAAGACCTCCGTGGCGGACATCGCCAAGGCCTGCGCGATGTCGCCGGCCAATGTGTATCGCTTCTACCCCTCCAAGAGCGCGATCAACGAGGCCATCACCCACCGCCTGCTGGACACGATCGGGACGGAACTGGAGGCCCTGGCGGCCGGCCCGGGCACGCCGGCGGAGCGGATGCGCGCCACCGCCGCGCATCTCTTCCGCCGCGATGTGGAGCTGTTCTTCGCCGAGAAGCGCATGCACGACATGGTGGGCGCGGCCATGACCGAGCATTGGGGCGTGATCGAGGGCTTCATCGCCCGCGTCCTGGCGGTGTGGGAGGGGCTGCTGCGCGAGGGGATGGCCAGCGGCGCCTTCCGCGCGCTCGACCCCGCGGCCACTGCCATGAGCTTCAAGCAATGCCTGCTGCTCTGGACCCACCCGATCCTGCTGGAGGATTGCCTGGGCCGCGGCGAGACGCCGGAGGGGCTGGGCCAGCAGCAACAGGCGGCACTGGACCTGCTGCTGGCGGGGGTCGCGCGAAACTGA